A window of Scophthalmus maximus strain ysfricsl-2021 chromosome 10, ASM2237912v1, whole genome shotgun sequence contains these coding sequences:
- the slc1a4 gene encoding neutral amino acid transporter A — protein sequence MEKGSEINGHAVPRSASTEQIAGKSASGSFAQKAAACLSKNLLVIMTVSGVLVGVGLGMAVRNMNLTKAQMTYFAFPGEMLLRMLKMIILPLVVCSLVSGAASLDTRSLGKLGGIAVAYFLVTTLIASGIGVTLAFIIKPGVGAGGLNSNSLGLESVTSDKETADSFLDLARNLFPSNLVAAAFRSYATDYKMVAVGNDTNGTTLYQKVPIGTEIDGMNILGLVLFAMVFGVALKKLGDEGEELIRFFNAFNEATMVLVSWIMWYIPFGIMFLVGSKIVEMEDVVLLVTSLGKYIFASILGHIIHGGIVLPLIYFGFTRKNPFSFLSGLITPFTTAFATCSSSATLPSMIKCVEENNGVDKRISRFILPIGATVNMDGAAIFQCIAAVFIAQLNNFELNAGQIFTILVTATASSVGAAGIPAGGIITIAIILEAIGLPTNDLSLMLAVDWIVDRTTTVVNVEGDALGAGILHHINQMEMKKQQQQQQQQDGELAEVRVEAVANAQAEGETSPLVMHQVKGAEGLPEAIESVL from the exons ATGGAGAAAGGCAGCGAGATCAACGGGCACGCGGTGCCCCGCTCGGCCTCCACCGAGCAGATCGCGGGGAAGAGCGCGTCGGGCAGCTTCGCGCAGAAGGCGGCGGCGTGTCTGAGCAAGAACCTGCTGGTGATCATGACGGTGTCCGGCGTGCTGGTGGGCGTCGGGCTCGGCATGGCGGTGCGCAACATGAACCTGACCAAGGCGCAGATGACTTACTTCGCCTTCCCCGGCGAGATGCTCCTCCGGATGCTGAAGATGATCATCCTGCCGCTGGTCGTCTGCAGCCTCGTCTCCGGCGCCGCCAGCCTGGACACGCGCTCGCTGGGCAAACTGGGCGGCATCGCGGTCGCCTACTTTCTGGTGACCACGCTGATCGCGTCGGGCATCGGCGTGACGCTGGCGTTCATCATCAAGCCCGGCGTGGGCGCGGGGGGGCTGAACAGCAACAGCCTGGGGCTGGAGAGCGTCACCAGCGACAAGGAGACCGCCGACTCCTTTCTGGACCTGGCCAG AAATTTATTCCCATCAAACCTGGTGGCTGCTGCTTTCCGTTCG TATGCCACCGACTACAAGATGGTTGCTGTGGGAAACGACACCAATGGGACCACCCTCTATCAAAAG GTTCCTATTGGTACAGAAATTGACGGCATGAACATCCTGGGTCTGGTTTTATTCGCCATGGTGTTTGGTGTGGCCCTGAAAAAGCtgggggatgagggggaggaacTCATTCGCTTCTTCAATGCTTTCAACGAGGCTACCATGGTGCTGGTGTCCTGGATCATGTG GTATATCCCTTTTGGCATCATGTTCCTGGTGGGCAGTAAGATTGTTGAGATGGAAGATGTGGTTCTTCTGGTCACTAGTCTGGGAAAATACATCTTTGCTTCGATCCTGGGCCACATCATCCACGGAGGCATCGTCCTGCCTCTCATCTACTTCGGCTTCACACGCAAGAACCCGTTCAGTTTCCTGTCAGGCCTCATCACCCCCTTCACCACTGCCTTTGCCACCTGCTCCAG TTCAGCAACTCTTCCCTCTATGATCAAGTGTGTTGAGGAAAATAATGGTGTGGACAAACGCATTAGCCGCTTCATCCTACCCATTGGAGCCACAGTTAACATGGATGGGGCAGCCATTTTTCAGTGCATTGCTGCCGTCTTCATTGCTCAGCTCAACAATTTTGAGCTGAATGCCGGACAGATCTTCACCATCCT GGTGACAGCCACGGCCTCCAGTGTTGGCGCAGCAGGCATCCCAGCGGGCGGCATCATCACCATCGCCATAATCCTGGAGGCCATTGGCCTGCCAACCAATGACCTGTCCCTCATGCTGGCTGTTGACTGGATTGT GGATCGCACCACCACTGTGGTGAACGTGGAGGGCGATGCTCTGGGTGCCGGAATCCTCCACCACATCAACCAGATGGagatgaagaagcagcagcagcagcagcagcagcaggacggggAGCTGGCGGAGGTCCGGGTGGAGGCAGTGGCCAACGCCCAGGCAGAGGGGGAGACCTCGCCACTAGTCATGCACCAAGTCAAAGGCGCAGAGGGCCTGCCGGAAGCTATCGAGTCTGTCTTGTGA